A window of the Oncorhynchus masou masou isolate Uvic2021 chromosome 13, UVic_Omas_1.1, whole genome shotgun sequence genome harbors these coding sequences:
- the LOC135552998 gene encoding adapter SH3BGRL-like isoform X12 — MVIKVFLASSSGSTAIKKKQQDVLGFLEALKVDYAPLDIACNEDNRMWMRENVPVEKKPTNGIPLPPQIFNEESYCGDYETFFDAKEDNAVFAFLGLPPPPGSKEAKEAEKAFILENGPVENGPVENGPVENGPVENGPVENGPVENGPVENGTVESETVESETVENGTDDAEDEENLEVEEENLDDDSLVMPFFYPLSPCLTFTISPPVSSHPA, encoded by the exons ATCAAAAAGAAGCAACAGGATGTGCTTGGGTTCCTGGAGGCCCTGAAAGTGGACTACGCTCCATTGGACATTGCCTGCAATGAAGACAACCGCATGTGGATGAGGGAAAATGTCCCTGTGGAGAAAAAGCCCACCAACGGGATCCCCCTGCCCCCTCAGATCTTCAATGAAGAGAGCTACTGTGGG GACTACGAGACATTCTTTGACGCTAAAGAAGACAATGCAGTGTTTGCCTTCCTGGGTCTGCCACCTCCTCCAGGATCCAAG GAAGCGAAAGAGGCTGAAAAGGCATTTATCCTTGAAAATGGGCCTGTTGAAAATGGGCCTGTTGAAAATGGGCCTGTTGAAAATGGGCCTGTTGAAAATGGGCCTGTTGAAAATGGGCCTGTTGAAAATGGGCCTGTTGAAAATGGGACTGTTGAGAGTGAGACCGTTGAGAGTGAGACGGTTGAGAACGGAACTGATGATGCTGAGGATGAAGAGAACCTTGAGGTTGAGGAGGAGAACCTTGATGATGACTCACTAGTAATGCCTTTCTTTTATCCCCTCAGTCCCTGTCTCACCTTCACCATTTCTCCCCCGGTTTCCTCCCATCCagcataa